A region from the Lates calcarifer isolate ASB-BC8 linkage group LG2, TLL_Latcal_v3, whole genome shotgun sequence genome encodes:
- the srgn gene encoding serglycin: MKLILLLAVACLALHNGKGAPRTAVYKFVRCNPEGGKANCVTQQSAEMEWSPDLPAKLPASTAQYLEAEPVEDENLQGGEEEEEQMDEEYTEMISEEGESPVTFSYEEGSGGYEGSAFDVLMADRSATAESETGSGESWTVTDNDKGEDMWQSRHKRSLADEAKPAEQELRDDHLLQL, translated from the exons ATGAAACTGATTCTGCTCCTCGCTGTCGCGTGCCTCGCCCTACATAACGGAAAGG GAGCACCAAGAACCGCTGTGTATAAGTTTGTGAGATGTAACCCTGAGGGTGGCAAGGCCAACTGTGTGACTCAACAAAGTGCAGAAATGGAATGGAGTCCAGACCTACCAGCCAAACTGCCTGCTTCAACTGCACAGTATCT AGAGGCAGAGCCTGTGGAGGATGAAAATCtgcagggaggggaggaagaggaggaacagatGGATGAGGAGTATACGGAGATGATCAGTGAAGAGGGGGAGTCGCCTGTGACTTTTTCATATGAAGAAGGTTCTGGTGGTTATGAAGGCTCTGCATTTGATGTTCTAATGGCAGACCGGAGTGCCACTGCTGAAAGTGAGACAGGCTCTGGGGAATCCTGGACAGTGACAGACAACGACAAAG GTGAGGACATGTGGCAGTCGCGCCACAAACGCTCTCTGGCTGATGAGGCAAAACCAGCAGAGCAGGAGCTGAGAGATGACCACCTTCTGCAGCTGTAG
- the vps26a gene encoding vacuolar protein sorting-associated protein 26A, whose protein sequence is MSFLGGLFGPVCEIDVLLNDAENRKTAELKTEDGKVEKHYLFYDGESVSGKVNLNVKQGGKRLEHQGIRIEFVGQIELFSDKSNTHEFVDLVKELALPGELTQNRSYDFEFMQVEKPYESYTGANVRLRYFLRVTIVRRLSDLVKEYELIVHQLATYPDVNNSIKMEVGIEDCLHIEFEYNKSKYHLKDVIVGKIYFLLVRIKIQHMELQLIKKEITGIGPSTTTETETVAKYEIMDGAPVKGESIPIRLFLAGYDLTPTMRDVNKKFSVRYFLNLVLVDEEDRRYFKQQEIVLWRKAPEKLRKRNFHQRYESPESRTQPVNAEQPEM, encoded by the exons ATG agtTTCCTAGGAGGTTTGTTTGGGCCGGTATGTGAGATAGATGTACTGCTGAATGATGCAGAGAACAGAAAGACAGCTGAGTTGAAGACAGAAGATGGGAAAGTGGAGAAACACTACCTGTTCTACGACGGAGAGTCTGTGTCTGGCAAG GTGAACCTCAATGTGAAGCAGGGAGGAAAGCGACTTGAGCATCAGGGCATCCGCATTGAGTTTGTTGGACAGATAG AGCTGTTCTCTGATAAGAGTAACACCCATGAGTTCGTGGACTTGGTGAAAGAGTTGGCTCTGCCTGGAGAACTCACCCAGAACAGAAGCTACGACTTTGAGTTCATGCAGGTGGAGAAGCCGTACGAGTCCTACACTGGAGCAAACGTCAGGCTAAG GTATTTCCTCAGGGTGACAATAGTTCGTCGTCTGTCTGACTTAGTGAAGGAATACGAGTTAATTGTCCACCAGTTAGCCACTTACCCGGATGTTAACAACTCGATCAAGATGGAGGTCGGCATAGAAGACTGTCTTCACATCGAGTTTGAATACAATAAATCCAA ATACCACCTTAAGGATGTGATTGTTGGGAAGATCTACTTCCTGCTGGTCAGGATCAAGATCCAACACATGGAACTACAGCTCATCAAGAAGGAGATAACGGGCATTG GCCCGAGTACTACCACTGAAACAGAGACGGTTGCTAAGTATGAGATCATGGATGGAGCTCCAGTTAAAGGAGAATCAATCCCCATCAGACTCTTCTTGGCAG GATATGACTTGACACCAACCATGAGAGACGTCAATAAGAAGTTTTCTGTTCGCTACTTCCTTAATCTGGTGCTGGTGGATGAGGAGGATAGAAGATACTTTAAACAACAG GAGATTGTTTTGTGGAGAAAAGCCCCAGAGAAGCTGAGGAAAAGAAACTTCCATCAGCGCTACGAGTCGCCTGAGTCCCGAACCCAGCCAGTCAATGCAGAGCAGCCCGAGATGTGA
- the kifbp gene encoding KIF-binding protein produces MASLSSDEWRAICDKFTNAQNLTEVESRNDPENDPFRSKYKARELLREIYCSLKSFEVSEGEEDGGGESGDPRPSEQPVDGQREDGFGQGFSGDSPAGLRAAKLGAVEYYLGVNHVDTEELSAGQEHLMNCMKLLGRCSVSSENVSLFIHVRNQLGILWAGRDETETAQGFLETAESIYQHYMKEDGSPPTDMTEYFTTEEKLLTHQERTKRFELAYTHTMYYLAQVYKNLGQTERAATYCHSTLQRQLQLNQFNPMEWALNAATLSQYYITKGRYMEGRHCLSAATVISGLAGEVPSEAAAQESETENERREQLRQKRAEIARCWIKYCLNLLQDAKKLLEDNIGELDTDRQDELKRARRGEEEEEEKGRKSALLFGSEDTFDSIASLEEKVRCLFPLDFTEARAVFLVGQNYVTQAKEYFQMDGYVTDHIEILQDHSALFRALAFFEEDLERRCKMHKRRVDMLEPICTDLNAQYYLMIRRQLMFELAETYSEMMDLKLTLANRQADTQSLDSHTIKKFNHLCSASAKYFQMFLDSLCSPEGKVPEHLEEEVLRPALVARFRVARLHSRLISSSPSVQLDNLNRSLENYKYVVQYCETHPEAATTVETELELSKEMVGLLPLKINRLKARMAANN; encoded by the exons ATGGCGTCTCTCAGCAGTGATGAGTGGAGAGCTATCTGCGACAAATTCACCAACGCCCAAAACCTCACGGAGGTTGAATCACGAAACGACCCAGAAAATGATCCGTTCCGCTCCAAATACAAGGCAAGGGAGCTCCTCCGAGAGATATACTGCTCGCTGAAGAGTTTTGAAGTTAGCGAAGGGGAGGAGGACGGCGGCGGAGAGAGCGGCGACCCGCGGCCGTCAGAGCAGCCGGTGGACGGGCAGAGGGAGGACGGGTTCGGTCAGGGCTTCAGCGGCGACTCGCCAGCTGGGCTGCGGGCCGCTAAACTCGGGGCTGTGGAGTACTATCTGGGCGTCAACCATGTCGACACAGAGGAGCTGTCGGCCGGACAGGAGCATCTGATGAACTGTATGAAGCTGCTGGGAAGATGCAGCGTATCTTCCGAGAATGTGTCGCTGTTTATCCATGTCAGG aaCCAGTTGGGCATCCTCTGGGCAGGCCGGGATGAGACGGAGACAGCTCAGGGATTCCTTGAAACAGCAGAATCCATCTACCAACATTATATGAAAGAG gatggGAGTCCTCCCACTGACATGACAGAGTACTTTACTactgaggagaagctgctgacaCATCAGGAAAGGACCAAGAG GTTTGAGTTGGCCTACACCCACACCATGTATTACCTTGCTCAAGTCTATAAAAACCTTG GTCAAACTGAGCGTGCTGCCACCTATTGTCACAGTACGCTGCAGAGACAGTTACAGTTGAATCAGTTCAATCCAATGGAGTGGGCTCTGAACGCTGCTACACTATCACAGTATTACATCACTAAG gGTCGATACATGGAAGGCAGACATTGTCTCTCAGCAGCTACCGTCATATCAGGTTTGGCAGGAGAGGTTCCTTCTGAGGCTGCAGCACAGGAAA GTGAGACTGAGAATGAACGTAGGGAACAGCTCAGACAAAAAAGAGCAGAGATCGCAAGATGTTGGATCAAATACTGTCTCAACCTCCTGCAGGACGCTAAGAAGCTGCTAGAG GACAACATTGGGGAGCTGGATACTGATCGACAGGATGAGTTGAAGAGGGCAAgaagaggtgaggaggaagaggaagagaagggcaGGAAGAGCGCTCTGCTGTTTGGCTCTGAAGACACCTTTGACTCCATTGCTAGCCTGGAAGAGAAG GTGCGCTGTTTATTCCCATTGGACTTCACTGAGGCCAGAGCTGTATTTCTAGTGGGACAGAATTATGTCACGCAG gCCAAGGAGTACTTTCAGATGGATGGATATGTGACAGACCACATAGAGATCTTGCAGGATCACAGCGCTCTGTTCAGGGCCTTGGCTTTCTTTGAAGAGGATCTGGAGCGACGCTGCAAAATGCACAAACGAAGAGTTGATATGCTAGAGCCAATCTGCACTG ACTTGAATGCCCAGTATTACCTAATGATTCGCAGACAGCTGATGTTTGAGTTGGCAGAGACCTACAGTGAAATGATGGATCTGAAACTGACACTGGCCAAcagacaagcagacacacagtcGCTAGATAGCCACACCATTAAGAAATTCAACCAcctctgctctgcctcagcCAA gtACTTTCAGATGTTCCTAGATTCTCTGTGCTCCCCAGAAGGGAAAGTTCCAGAgcacctggaggaggaggtgctcaGACCGGCTCTGGTGGCCCGCTTCAGAGTAGCCCGACTGCACAGCCGGCTGATCAGCTCTTCACCCTCTGTTCAGCTGGACAACCTCAACAGATCTCTGGAAAATTACAA ATACGTGGTGCAGTATTGTGAGACACACCCTGAGGCAGCAACCACTGTGGAGACGGAGCTGGAGCTGAGTAAGGAGATGGTTGGCCTGCTCCCTCTCAAAATCAACCGCCTCAAAGCAAGGATGGCTGCAAACAACTGA
- the mpc1 gene encoding mitochondrial pyruvate carrier 1, with protein sequence MAGTIARKAIDHLKSKEFRDYLMRFHFWGPVANWGLPIAAITDMKKSPEIISGRMTFALCCYSLLFMRFAYKVQPRNWLLFACHLTNESAQLVQASRLIKYNMEKKMGS encoded by the exons ATGGCGGGGACAATTGCACGGAAAGCTATTGACCACCTGAAGAGCAAAGAATTCAGGGATTATTTGATGAGGTTT cattTCTGGGGTCCTGTAGCAAACTGGGGTCTCCCTATAGCTGCCATCACAGATATGAAGAAGAGCCCAGAGATTATCAGTGGCAGGATGACCTTCG ccctTTGCTGCTATTCATTGCTCTTCATGAGGTTTGCCTACAAGGTGCAGCCACGCAACTGGCTACTGTTTGCTTGCCATTTGACCAATGAGTCAGCACAGCTAGTCCAGGCTAGTCGTCTCATCAAATACAA CATGGAAAAGAAGATGGGCTCTTAG